One part of the Thermococcus litoralis DSM 5473 genome encodes these proteins:
- the thiI gene encoding tRNA uracil 4-sulfurtransferase ThiI has translation MLNAIIVRYGEIGTKSPKTRRWFENILINNIKEALVSEGIKYKNVFAKHGRIIVKTNKAEEGVEVLKRVFGIVSLSPSAEIDAELEKIYKTSLKLFRRKLRALGVEEPKFRVTARRITKEFPLKSQELAAKVGEYILKNEDCKVDLKNYDIEVGIELMEGKAYVYVDKVQGFGGLPVGTQGKVVALLSGGIDSPVAAFLMMKRGCEVIPVHIYMGEKTLEKVRKIWNQLKKYHYGGKSDLIVIKPQEREKVIQTLKQLKKENYTCVFCKYMMVKKADKIAREFGAKGIVIGDSLGQVASQTLENMYIVSQASDLPIYRPLVGLDKEEIVEIAKSIGTFELSILPEDEIPFIPKHPVIRGSWGEFKKLYKAVFGEEPRKRGCQ, from the coding sequence ATGCTAAATGCCATAATAGTCAGATACGGTGAGATAGGTACAAAATCCCCAAAAACGAGAAGATGGTTTGAGAACATTTTAATCAACAATATAAAAGAAGCTTTAGTGAGTGAGGGTATAAAGTACAAGAACGTCTTTGCAAAGCACGGCAGAATCATAGTAAAGACAAACAAGGCTGAAGAGGGTGTGGAGGTTCTTAAAAGGGTTTTTGGTATAGTCTCACTTTCACCTTCTGCCGAGATAGATGCAGAGCTTGAGAAGATATATAAAACTTCTCTAAAACTTTTTAGGAGGAAGCTGAGGGCACTTGGAGTGGAAGAGCCGAAGTTCAGAGTAACCGCAAGGAGGATAACCAAGGAGTTTCCCCTTAAAAGCCAAGAGCTGGCTGCTAAAGTTGGTGAGTACATACTGAAAAACGAAGATTGCAAAGTAGATTTAAAGAACTATGATATCGAGGTTGGCATCGAGCTAATGGAAGGAAAAGCCTATGTTTATGTTGATAAAGTCCAAGGGTTTGGTGGTCTTCCAGTAGGAACCCAAGGGAAGGTTGTGGCTCTTTTAAGTGGGGGTATAGATTCGCCGGTTGCTGCTTTTCTGATGATGAAGCGAGGATGTGAAGTGATCCCTGTCCACATTTACATGGGAGAGAAGACCCTTGAGAAGGTCAGGAAAATCTGGAACCAGCTCAAGAAATATCACTATGGGGGCAAAAGTGACCTAATAGTTATTAAACCACAGGAAAGGGAGAAAGTTATTCAAACGCTAAAGCAGCTTAAAAAAGAAAACTATACATGTGTTTTCTGCAAGTACATGATGGTCAAAAAAGCTGACAAGATTGCAAGGGAATTTGGGGCAAAAGGAATCGTTATAGGAGACTCCCTAGGCCAGGTGGCATCCCAAACACTGGAGAACATGTACATAGTAAGCCAAGCAAGCGATCTGCCAATCTACAGGCCATTGGTAGGGCTGGATAAAGAGGAAATTGTGGAGATTGCTAAAAGCATTGGAACCTTTGAACTCTCTATACTTCCGGAAGATGAGATACCATTTATCCCAAAGCATCCAGTGATAAGGGGTTCTTGGGGGGAGTTCAAAAAGCTGTACAAAGCAGTCTTCGGTGAAGAACCGAGAAAAAGGGGATGTCAATGA